In Exiguobacterium acetylicum, the genomic stretch GACGATGAGACGCTTGATGATGCAGCAGCACGTGTCGTGACAGACCGCAAACCGACAGCAGCGGAATGGGAGGACTTGAAACTCGCATGGCGCGCCGTCAAACACGTCAAGTCGAATGCGATCGTTCTCGCGAAGGACGAAGTGACGGTCGGTGTTGGTGCAGGACAGATGAACCGTGTTGGTTCAGCGAACATCGCGATTACGCAAGCTGGAGAAAAAGCAGTTGGCGCGTCCCTTGCTTCTGATGCTTTCTTCCCAATGGGGGACACAGTCGAAGCTGCAGCAGCAGCTGGTATTACAGCAATCATCCAACCAGGCGGCTCGATTCGCGACCAAGAGTCGATCGATGCGTGTAACAAACACGGCATCACGATGGTCTTTACGAACGTTCGACATTTCAAACACTAAGCGGAGGCGATTTGAATGAAGGTATTGGTGATTGGTAAAGGAGGGCGTGAACACGCGCTCGTCTGGAAGCTGGCACAGGATGAACGGATCGAGACAGTGTATGCTGCGCCCGGAAATGCCGGGATGACACAAGCCACATGTGTTCCGATCGCCGAAGATGCCATCGATGAACTCGTGGCGTTCGCACAAGACGAACAGATCGATTGGACGATCGTCGGACCAGAAGGACCACTTGTTCTCGGAGTCGTTAACGCTTTTCAGGCAGCGGGACTGCAAATCTTCGGACCAACACGGGAAGCGGCAGCGATCGAAGGAAGTAAGCAATTCGCGAAAGAATTGATGGAGCGTGCTGGTATTCCGACCGCTGCTCACGCCGTCTTTACTTCAGCAGCAGACGCAGAGGCGTATGTTCGCAAAGCGGGTGCACCGATCGTCATCAAAGCCGACGGACTTGCTGCCGGAAAAGGAGTCACGGTCGCAGAAACCGTGGACCAAGCACTTGTTGCAATCCACGATACGTTTGCCGGGGAATACGGTCAACAAAGCCGCGTCGTCATCGAAGAATGCCTGATCGGGGAAGAATGTTCGTTGATGGCATTCGTGCACGAAGAGACCGTCATCCCGATGGTATTGTCGCAAGATCATAAACGAGCGTTTGACGGTGACTTAGGTCCGAACACAGGAGGCATGGGCGCGTATTCTCCGCTTCCTCAGTGGGACGAAGCAGCGTTGACGACAGAAGCTGTTGATCGCATCATTCAGCCGCTCGTCGATCAGATGGCAAGCGAAGGGATTCCGTTCACCGGCTTCCTCTATGCCGGTCTGATGCTGACGAAACAAGGACCATTCGTCATCGAGTTCAATGCTCGGTTCGGTGATCCGGAAACAGAAGTCATTCTTCCGCGCTTAGAGACGCCGTTGCTGGATGTCATCATGCCGTTGATGGAAGGACAGACACCAGAAGTCGTTTGGACGGATCAAGCAGCTGTCGGTGTCGTCGTCGCAGCAGAGGGATATCCGGAAGCGCCAAAAACGGGACAAGCGATTCCACTTGATCAGATCGGGAACGGTCTTCTCGTCTTTCATGCCGGCACGGCAGAACGAGACGATCAACTTGTCTCAGCTGGTGGACGTGTCCTCGTGTGTGTCAGCCGTGCCGAGACGATCGAGCAGGCTGTCGAACAGGTCTATGCAAACTTACCAGACGTGACGGATCAGCCATTCTTTTACCGAACTGATATCGCTCAAAAAGCCTTTCGTGCCTCGCATGAATCATGATATCTGAACCAGACGTGCTCGAAGGAGTCGCGTCTGGTTTTTTGTTTCTTGGCGAAGTGCACGAAAAGATTTGTCTTCCATGGCGAATTTGTGTTATTTTGACCAAATGAATCCGGAACGGGGCAAAACTTCTTGAAACTTACTTAGCAACATTTTAGTATAAGAACTATAAGAAAGCGTTTTCAATAAAACAAAGGAGGTCGAGCTTTCGTGAAAAAAAATTGTGGAAGATCCCCTTGGACGAAATCTGAAGTACGAACACACCAAGCGGTCATCAGCGGAAAGCTTGCACCGACACTTGTCATACAGAATGCCACTTACCTGAATCATGGTGTCAAAGCATGGCGGACGGCGAACATCTGGATCAGTGGCGACCGGATCGTCTATGTCGGTCCAGAAATGCCGGAACAAGCTGATGCGTATCATGATGCGACAGGTCAATATATTGTACCCGGGTACATTGAACCCCATGCCCATCCGTTCCAACTTTACAATCCAGCGAGTCTTGCAAAATTCGCAGCAGAGCGGGGAACATCGACGCTCGTCAACGACAACATGTTGTTATTATTAGAGCCGACGGAGCAAGCGTTTGCTCAAGTTGAGGCGCTAGCAGACTTACCGACCTCAATGTACTGGTGGGCACGACTCGACGCACAAACCGAGCTTGATGCCGACAGTATCTCGATCGATAATCGCCGGATTCAAGCGTGGCTCAAGCATCCACAAGTCATCCAAGCAGGTGAGTTGACGGGATGGCCACGTCTCTCGCAAGGGGACGATGAATTGCTCCATTGGATGCAGGATGCGATCAAACTCGGAAAACCGATCGAAGGTCATTTCCCTGGTGCTTCAGCGAAGACGCTGACGAAGATGGCGCTGTATGGCGTGACGAGCGATCACGAAGCGATGACGGTCGAAGAAGCGATGACACGTCTTGAACTTGGCTACACGACGACGATTCGTTATTCATCGATTCGTCCAGATCTACCGGATATCTTTAAAGGTCTCGTCGAAGCAGGGTTGACGCAGTTCGATAAGGTGCTCGTGACGACAGATGGTTCAACGCCGTCCTTTTATAAGGCAGGCATGATGGATGAGACGATCCGATTGATGCTTGAGGCAGGCATCCCGGTCGAAGAAGCGTACCGGATCGCGTCGTACAATGCAGCGCGTCATTTTAATCTCGATCATCTACTCGGGAGTATCGCACCAGGACGAATCGCGCATCTCAATTTCCTTGAGGCAAAAGATGCACCGACACCTGTCGCCGTGCTTGCGCGCGGCACATGGGTCCGTCAAGCAGACATCCCATGTTACCCGGCAGAAGCGCTCGATGCAGTCTATGCGCTCATGCCACGTTCGGAAGTCCAGGTTTCGTTAACGGAACAGGATTTCTCGTTCAGCATGCCGGTTGGTCTTGAGATGGTCAATTCCGTCATCATGAAGCTCTATCAAGTTGAACACGATACAAGTGTGCCTGTGCTACCGGCAGGATGTGATGAATCCTTCCTGATGTTACTCGATCGGGAAGGGAAGTGGCGACTAAATACCGTTCTGAAAAACTTTGCGACACAAGTCGGAGGTCTCGTCAGTTCGTACTCGATCAGTGGTGATATCTTGATGATCGGTAAATCGAAACGAGACATGCAAGTCGCGTTTGATCGCATGAAAGCGTTCGGTGGCGGAATCGTTCTCGTCGAGGACGGAGAAGTCATCGCTGAAGTTCCGTTGACCTTGATGGGGCAGACGTCCGACTTGCCACTCGAAGATTTGATCGTTCAGGAAACCGCTCTACGGGAAGCGTTGTTCGAACGCGGTTATGCGTTTGAAGATCCTGTCTATACGTTGCTATTCCTAGCGTCCACTCACTTACCATATGTGCGGATCACACCGCAGGGAATATACGAAGTCCTTCGGAAAAAAGTCCTTTTCCCAGCGATTTTGCGATGACGCTTGAATTTTAAAACGTCGCGCTTTAAACTATTAAAGAGCAATTGAATGGGAAAGGGAGTCACAAGATGCAACTCGATAAATTGCGTGGAAAAGAATTGGATCAGTTATTTACAGCCATCATGAAGATGGATTCATTAGAAGATTGTTATACGTTGTTCGAAGACTTAGCAACCGTCAACGAAATCCAGGCGCTCGCCCAACGTCTTGAAGTCGCACGTCAATTACGTGAAGGCAATACGTATCACAAAATCGAAAAGGCGACCGGTGCTTCAACAGCAACGATCTCGCGTGTCAAACGTTGCTTGAACTACGGTTCGGGCGGTTATGATCTGGCGCTTGCCCGCCTAGGTCTTATCGAGCAAGAAGTAGCGGATAACTAATGTTATCCGCTACTTCTATGAAGGGGGGCGTGTCACATTGGATTTTGCGTTACAACAAAGAATTCAACATTTTATTCGAAAGCTGACGCCCATCCAGTCGCTCGTCATCATCTACTTCGTTGCAGTCATCATCGGGATCATTCTGCTCGGTCTACCGTGGTCGACGAAAGGAAATTACGACTGGGACTTCACGGACCTCGTCTTCATGGCGGTTAGTTGTGTCAGTGTCACGGGTTTGACGACGGTCTCAGTCTCGGAAACGTTCACGACGTTCGGCTACTTCATGATCATGATTTTAGTGCAAGTCAGCGGAATTGGTTTGATGTCGCTTCATATCGCGATGTGGGTCATTCTCGGAAAACGAATCGGCTTTCGGGAACGTCAACTTGTCGTCCGAGATCAGAACCAGACGACGATGCAAGGGGTCGTCAAATACATTCGCGAAGTCATCTTGATCATCGTTTCGATTGAATTGATCGGGGCATTGATTCTCGGGCTGTACTATACGAAGTATTTTCCGACACTCGGAGAAGCGATGCTTCAAGGACTGTTCGGATCGGTCAGTGCGACGACGAATGCCGGTTTTGATATCACGGGTGAATCGTTACTACCATTTCGGGGTGATTTATTCGTCGTGTTCATGCAAATTTTGTTGCTGACGCTTGGCGCAATCGGGTTTCCGGTACTCGTTGAAGTCCGGCGCTACATCTCGTACCGGGCGACACGCCAAGCGACACGTCAACCGTACCATTTTTCACTCTTTACGAAATTGACGGCGTCAACGTTCTTCATTCTCGTCCTATTCGGAACGGTAGCATTGCTGCTATTTGAATGGAATGAGTCTTTTAAAGGTTTACCGATCGATGAGAAGCTCGTCGACGCCTTGTTCCAATCCGTCACGACCCGAAACGGGGGATTGACGACGGTCGACATCACGTCCTTCTCGCAGGCATCGATTTTCGTCTTGTCGCTCTTGATGTTCATCGGAGCGTCACCGTCTTCCGTTGGTGGGGGGATTCGAACGACGACGTTCGCCGTCGCTGTCTTGAGTGTCATCGCCTTCATCCGAGGTGAATACGGCATCAAAATCTTCGGTCGTGAGATTGGTCAGTCAGACATCTGGAAAGCCTTCGTCGTCATCGTCGTCTCGACTGGTGTGACGATGGTCGGATTAATTGTCTTATTGCTTGTCGAAGATGCCCCGTTCCTCGTGCTGTTTTTTGAAGCCTGTTCAGCGTTCGGAACGACCGGTCTATCGCTCGGCATCACGGATCAATTATCGGATATCGGAAAATGGACGTTGTCTGTGCTGATGTTCATCGGTCGAATCGGTGTCATCTCATTCGTTCTTCTCCTGAAAGCGAACCAACCGAAACGTAACTACAACTATCCGAAGGAATCCGTCATCATCGGATAAGGAGGCTCTTTTATGAAACGTGCCTTTTGGATCAACTTCGCCTATATCTTTGCTGTTCCTGTCTTACCGTTTTTGGCGCTCGTCAATGGGCGAGCACTCTGTTCACCGGATTCACCGTTACTGGACGTTCCGGTACTCGGCTTCTTTTTGGCAGAACCGTGGGCGTTCGTGCCGGTATATGCGGTCTTTGCGTTGTTACTGGCGTCACTCTTGACGAAACGACGGACACACGTCTAACCATCTCGCCCTGCGCGAGATGGTTTTTTGTTTTATACTGAATGTGGAATGAGAAAGAGAGGATGGGACGAACCGTGTTATTACCTTTTAATGAATGGCGACATGTCTTTAAACTAGATCCAGCAAAACCAATCGATGATGCTAGCCTGCAGGCGATTGCGACGTCCGGAACGGATGCGATTCTTGTCGGTGGAACGGATGACATCACACTCGATGCGACGCTTGATCTCTTGATGCGTTTGCGCCGGTATCCAGTCGC encodes the following:
- the purD gene encoding phosphoribosylamine--glycine ligase, with protein sequence MKVLVIGKGGREHALVWKLAQDERIETVYAAPGNAGMTQATCVPIAEDAIDELVAFAQDEQIDWTIVGPEGPLVLGVVNAFQAAGLQIFGPTREAAAIEGSKQFAKELMERAGIPTAAHAVFTSAADAEAYVRKAGAPIVIKADGLAAGKGVTVAETVDQALVAIHDTFAGEYGQQSRVVIEECLIGEECSLMAFVHEETVIPMVLSQDHKRAFDGDLGPNTGGMGAYSPLPQWDEAALTTEAVDRIIQPLVDQMASEGIPFTGFLYAGLMLTKQGPFVIEFNARFGDPETEVILPRLETPLLDVIMPLMEGQTPEVVWTDQAAVGVVVAAEGYPEAPKTGQAIPLDQIGNGLLVFHAGTAERDDQLVSAGGRVLVCVSRAETIEQAVEQVYANLPDVTDQPFFYRTDIAQKAFRASHES
- a CDS encoding adenine deaminase C-terminal domain-containing protein, with the protein product MKKNCGRSPWTKSEVRTHQAVISGKLAPTLVIQNATYLNHGVKAWRTANIWISGDRIVYVGPEMPEQADAYHDATGQYIVPGYIEPHAHPFQLYNPASLAKFAAERGTSTLVNDNMLLLLEPTEQAFAQVEALADLPTSMYWWARLDAQTELDADSISIDNRRIQAWLKHPQVIQAGELTGWPRLSQGDDELLHWMQDAIKLGKPIEGHFPGASAKTLTKMALYGVTSDHEAMTVEEAMTRLELGYTTTIRYSSIRPDLPDIFKGLVEAGLTQFDKVLVTTDGSTPSFYKAGMMDETIRLMLEAGIPVEEAYRIASYNAARHFNLDHLLGSIAPGRIAHLNFLEAKDAPTPVAVLARGTWVRQADIPCYPAEALDAVYALMPRSEVQVSLTEQDFSFSMPVGLEMVNSVIMKLYQVEHDTSVPVLPAGCDESFLMLLDREGKWRLNTVLKNFATQVGGLVSSYSISGDILMIGKSKRDMQVAFDRMKAFGGGIVLVEDGEVIAEVPLTLMGQTSDLPLEDLIVQETALREALFERGYAFEDPVYTLLFLASTHLPYVRITPQGIYEVLRKKVLFPAILR
- a CDS encoding YerC/YecD family TrpR-related protein, with the protein product MQLDKLRGKELDQLFTAIMKMDSLEDCYTLFEDLATVNEIQALAQRLEVARQLREGNTYHKIEKATGASTATISRVKRCLNYGSGGYDLALARLGLIEQEVADN
- a CDS encoding TrkH family potassium uptake protein — translated: MDFALQQRIQHFIRKLTPIQSLVIIYFVAVIIGIILLGLPWSTKGNYDWDFTDLVFMAVSCVSVTGLTTVSVSETFTTFGYFMIMILVQVSGIGLMSLHIAMWVILGKRIGFRERQLVVRDQNQTTMQGVVKYIREVILIIVSIELIGALILGLYYTKYFPTLGEAMLQGLFGSVSATTNAGFDITGESLLPFRGDLFVVFMQILLLTLGAIGFPVLVEVRRYISYRATRQATRQPYHFSLFTKLTASTFFILVLFGTVALLLFEWNESFKGLPIDEKLVDALFQSVTTRNGGLTTVDITSFSQASIFVLSLLMFIGASPSSVGGGIRTTTFAVAVLSVIAFIRGEYGIKIFGREIGQSDIWKAFVVIVVSTGVTMVGLIVLLLVEDAPFLVLFFEACSAFGTTGLSLGITDQLSDIGKWTLSVLMFIGRIGVISFVLLLKANQPKRNYNYPKESVIIG